gaaagaaatgaaagctaaCCATACTATATATAGCATGCTAGCAAAGAACCCACTTAACCCTTCTATATATGCACCCTTTTATACTATCAGTACCATATATAATAACACTTGCCTCCATTGATATTTCAGTAGAATCCTGGGGCCCCTTGCCCTGCTTCCTACCCAAATATTAGGCCTGCTGACATATGCTAATAGCCAACACATGCCCCAGGGCATCCCTCTTTTAAGTAGTGAATACACAGTTTAGTATCAAGCTCCTCTGTTGGTGCCGGTCAGGCAGACACCCAAGTAGTCAAACATTAGCAATCATACATGGAGCAGTAGCACACCCTCACCAATGCTATTTTCTCAAACACCAAGTCTCCCTCCCTGAAACTCATTTAGTAACGTCCGATAGACAGCTGGGGTCAAGGTAAGCTTACCAGTGTTGTATCCATGAGACCCATATCCACTTGGCTGTTGGAACGGGGTGGCCGATGCATTCACACTGACATTCACACCATGCTGCTTGGAAGAGGTAGGAGCCACCTAAAGAGCATAAAGGCCAGAACTGCAGTGAAACAGCAGCAGAGTACCATTCACCCCACCAGTCTACCTTTGGGGACTGGGATTTCAGATGACTACCCATAGTGATGTAGGATGACCAGTTTGCTTAATGAAATGGGCTCCctaataagcttttaaaaaatgaaacagttaAGTCAAGAAATAGTAGtgtgaaagaagggaaagagacagtggTAGCAGGTAATGAATGACAATCTTGGGAGCAAAGCTGAATGCTATCACATTCCTCCTTTAGCTAATTCTAAGAACAGGCAATCCCTATCCCAATCCGAATATCCCCAATTCTAGTCCTCCTCTTCTCCCAGGCCAGAGGTAGAAAGTGTTCTTCTTCATCCATTATTAAAAAGTTCTTGAAAACAGCTAGAATAGTGCTAGGGATAGGACGCTTTACCACAAGGAAAGCCCAAGCCCAAGTACTCACAGGGAACACAGCAGGCCCATACTGGAAGGTGCTGGGAAGGCCCGGAACCCCTGTGTAGTATGGCAGGCTGGTGTAACTGTAGCCAGGAGGCAGCGCTGGGTTCAGGAATGTCTGCTGCGTGGTGTGATGAGTCTGCGTCTGACTCTGTTGGGGTTGGGCCAAGGTTGTGGccggggctggggaggaggcatCCCCACGGCCAAACTTTGTGAGGTCACCTATGACAGGAAAGGCTAAATGTACCTGCTTCTTTCACACCCACACCAAAGTAGAATGACTACTTCTGGTTCCACATGATTCCAGAAAATCCTATTAATGTTTAACTCTTTGAATTATACTTCTTTGTGATTCCATTTCGCATTGCTCAACACACAGAAAGCACAGTGCTAGTCAAGGATGAATGCTGAATGACTGCACAATGCTGTGGCAGAGACAGGCCCAGAATAAAGTTCCTGTGTGATTTCCCAACCTACTCATTTTCTATcatctcctccccactccctggcCCAACTCCTCCTCCATGGAAAGCAATCCATGCTGGATTTGAAAAACAATGATAGGTCAGGAAAATgataggtcaggcaaaaaaagaaagaaagaaaaaggtgaggACGATAggtcaaacaaagaaaaaaaagcaaaaaaagaaaagaaaagaaaaagagcgaGCCCGTGGCCAAGCAAGGCAATGAAACTGCCTCTGTGAATAGGGTACAGGAGCAGAGGTGAGCAGGAAGGCCAGTTCAAACACTGCATTTCCTGGGAAACCTGGAGAACGGCTGAGGAAAACCAAGTCAAAATGTCATCTGGAATCACAGGGAGACAACAGaaagtgagaaaaggaaaaaattgccACATGCCCATCTTTAGCAGGATTGTGAATCTACCAATACTGATTCATCACATCATTCTATATTTCTGTCAAAGATCTTAACTAAACTGGGTCCCTTCCTATTACTAATCAAGTTTCTGCCACCAATCTTAACACAATCTCCCTTTAAGTAGCCCTATCCCAGTCCTACCAGAATAAGGGTTGCTGGCCAGGCTACCATCCCTCCCAGTCAGCGGCGTGGTTGGTGTGGGAAATGGGATGCTGTAGTAATCctagaagagagaattaaaagAACAGATTCCATATCACCCATTCTCCAAAATGAGTAATTCCACAGGTTGAAAGGCAGGAGGATGTTGAAGCAATGCAACTTTTTGAGCCACCAAGTAAGCTGGCCAGAGTTGGCACAAACTCCAAATTACTCTTGCATACACTGTCCCCCCTACCTGGCCACGAGTACAGTCAGGCAAGGTCTACGGGTATGCCCACTAGAAAACACACTAAGTCCATTAGGACCAGAAATATTCTCAAACCTCTAGATAATCATCTCTGATAGTCTACTACTGCTGAGAAAATAAGACCTTTCTGGAATTGTCTGAGATTTACAGAAAGTATCCTGGGAGCTCCACAGTATTCTGAGCTATAGATCACTAAAATTTACTTCCAAGATTccaaaactttgatttttttttttaagtaccttCTGTTAGAACTACTCACAGAGTCCCTATATTCTAATATATCTTAAATCAAAGTGTGTGTATGAAGGTATGGTTTGGGAAAGAGCTGTCTATGACTTATGAACTAGACATTTCAAACTAATCCTCCCAACACTAATTTTTTAAGATTGAGTTCTTTTCCTAAGCTCTACACCAAATACTCACCAATGGAAATCTTGTCTGAAGCATCTGCAAGTCATCATAACCATATACTTGTGGCTGAAAGATACAAGCATGTGACACTACTAATATGAACTGGTCATGACAGTTGCAAACTAAGGAGCTAGGAGACAAGATAAATTAACAGAacattcatcttcatttttaggaAGAACAGGAAATAGGTTATTTCCTTCAGTTTTCTTTAAGAGGAAAGAAATACAAGAGATAAGAGATTCACGGAAGGTCTTGAAGCTTTCCTTGAGTTATACATACTAATAATTCAACTAGACTGGTCTCTGGACAGCAGGAGGGTAGACACAAGTCATACATGCATAGCCTATCTCTCATACCCTTCAAAATATGGCTTAAAATTTATCTCttttagaaagaatattttactcattttctctAGTGCCTGGGTAACAAAGTAGTgtgttattattaaaaaatgtataaataggccctggcctgttggctcagcggtagagcgtcggcctggcgtgtaggggacccgggttcgattcccggccaggacacataggacaggtgcccatttgcttctccacacgcccccctccttcctctctgtctctctcttcccctcccgcagccaaggctccattggagcaaagatggcccaggcgctggggatggctccttggcctctgccccaggtgctagagtggctctggtcgcagcagagcaacgcctcctggtgggcagagcgtcacccctggtgggcgtgccgggtggatcctggtcgggcgcatgcgggagtctgtctgtctctccccgtttccagcttcagaaaaaaaatacaaaaaaatatatatatattaaaaaagaaaaaaaaaatgtataaatatgcctgaccaggtggtggcacagtggatagagcatcggactgggatgtggaagacccaggttcgagaccccaaggtcgccagcttgagcgtgggctcatctggtttgagcaaaagctcaccagcttgagcccaaggttgctggcttgagcaaggggttactcggtctgctgaaggcccgcggtcaaggcacattatgagaaagcaatcaatgaacaactaacgcgtcgcaacgaaaaactgatggttgattgcttctcatctctccgttcctgtctgtccctgtctatccctctctctgactgtctctgtaaaagaaaaaaaaagtataaatactaAAGATGTTTCATCTTTACAtccatttagaccaggggtccccaaactttttacacagggggccagttcactgtccctcagaccgttgggagggctgccacatacagtgctcctctcactgaccaccaatgaaagaggtgctcgtacaggaagtgcagcagggagccagataaatggcctcatggggccgcgggcggcccgcgggccgtagtttggggacgccttaTCTAGACTCTGAAGAcaggttgtcattttatttattatttgtcttaagtgagaggaggggagatacacagactcccacatgcaccccaaccaggatccaccaggcaacccctatctgggaccgATGATCAAATCAATTGAGTTATCTGCAGTGCCCGGAgctgacgcttgaaccaatcgaaccactggctgtgagagggtgagacagaaagaaaggggagtgggaggggaagagaagcagatggccacttctcctgtatgcccactggggattgaatccaggacatctacacactaggTAGACTCTCTCATTCACTCAATCAACCAACCAGCGCCCAGAACAGGCGTCTTTAAAACTTAAACTGCGCCTAAtgggtggtagcacagtggataaagctcccacttgggatgctgaggtccccggttcaaaacctcgagtCGATGCTTGAGCGCAAacttgttggcttgagcgtgtggtcactggcttgagtacgggatcactgacatgatcccaaggttgctggcttgagcaaagggtcaccggctcagctaaagcccctcagttaaggcacatatgagaagcaatcaaagaacaactaaactgaagcaactataagttgatgcctcGCATCTATCTCTTTCCTacctctgtccaaaaaaaaaaaaagaaagaaagaaaaattgaccTCTGCTCTGGCCAGGTCAGGGCCAGCAAAGAAAGGTCAGAGGTAAGGATcaattcaaataaagaaaataattctttaaaaaattgaaagggattccaggtggacactctgGCCTTTGGCTTCTGAGGCCCAGAGTATGTGTTTCACAGAGAAAATATACAATAGAGGGCCTGACCTTGGCCCTTCAGTTTCACTTACCGGATAGGCATGTAACAGCCCTGGAGCCATAATATAAGGATTAGGCAACAATGGCGGAACCCCAGGAGGAAGATTAGGAGGAGCTTTTCCTAAAAGAGACATATATTTTTATCCTGTAACACAATCACTTCTCTCCATCATCCCAAAGGAATGTCATCCAGCTTGTACACAGGGCTACCTGAAGTTGTAGCAACTGAGCTTCGAGTCGAGGCTGTGACAGTTGAGTTGCTGCCTAGGCTGAGGCCCAGGCTACTGCCACTATTGAGACTGGAGGAGACACTGACCACTGGGGGAGGTGCAGAGACTGTGCTGGACGTGGTGGAGAAAGTGCTGGAGGAAGAATGAAGATTCGCCTCACTCTCCACGCTTGTGTGCTTCAAAAAGAAAGAGCAgtggcagagagaaggaggaaacagCAATTAGCCTAACAGGtcaggaaagataaaaaaatccctgctattaaccctttgaatagtacaaacattcatgtatgtcctcatgcctcctgaccacccagagtacaattgatttattttaaaaatgtgtaaggcaaaattaaaaaaaggcaaatgtatgttctttgtttccataaactggttatcaaacatgattttaagctaataaaactggaactggaactaatttcattttttgaaaaaaaaaaacctcactcccaggggtcagcaagcatgaaaaaaactcactactaaaAGGGTTAATGATATCATCATGTCAACTTCCCAATTAAAAATGATGAGGGAAGGCGCTGGCCAGGTGGCTCCATGGATCCAGTATTGTACCAGCACACTAAAGTCACATGTTCAGtccccaatcaagacacatatgagaagcagccaataagTGCACACCTAAGTGGAATAAGGAGTTgatgctgtctctctctcctgcccctcctccctttctctctcttaaatcaatggaaaattaaaaaagaaaaaatgtctgaGGGAAAATACCCTCTGCCAAAGAAGTTAGAAGAAATTACTAAATACTCTTCAGATATACAATCTGCAGGAGTAATTTGGCAAGAATGGTAACAAAACACTACCACCCTGTTTAGAAATGCAGTAGAGAGAGTGGGACAACCCCCAGAAACCAATGCTGGCTGGCTAATAAGAAAAAGGATTGTTTAAATTTAAAcctgaaatagtttgagaaatgaCAGACTCCCAAGAAAGCCTTAGCCCCCATTATCTTCCCCTAGGCTCCTGGCAAACCAGACACCTTTCCCCAAATGGGTCCTTTTTAAATTAGTTGTCTTCCTTACCATCTCAGCCTAATTACACAAATAGCTGTTATAAATCACAACAGTAAAATTAATTCTTTGGCCAAAAGCTCATATCTGGTCTGGTCTCTACTTTCACAGGATGCTCAGACTCACAGTGATTATTTTCAGAACTCATGGTCAGCACGTATCAGACCAAGGAATAAAAATGGTGGTATCAGTTAGAAAAGAATAGTCTTACAGAATTTATCATAGCATACAAAGCCCCACCCaacttgcattaaaaaaaaaaaaatcacataaagatTCAGGAAAGTCACTTCCAGGGCTTTGAGAACTGGCCCACAGCTCTGcatatttctggatttttcttcctctcttgatTTCAGTCTTTTACTTCATTCCTGCAACCTCAGATCAATTATCATTTTGCCACCTCAGAATCCATTCTTAGGAGAATCTTATGGTTGGATAATTGTAAGTGTAAAAAACCACCACATATCCTTTTATAACACCATGATTACCAAAAGAGTGGATGTTGAAGTGCGCCCAGAAGATGTTGATGACGAAAGGGTATTCTGCTGAGTAGATAACGTGCTGTAACAAAAAAGAGGTTGCCATAAGCCATAGTATATGGTCACCTGACCTGAAGTTTTGGTCATGAATACAGCAAGGAAGACAGAATATGGGACCAAGGAAATCTGAGATCATATGGTTAATAGAACAGTCAATCAGGGGTAATGGGCAGTTAACACTAGAGTGGAcattaaaaagggaaaataggccctggccagttggctcagtggatacagcattggcccggtgtgcaaACATCCCGgattcaatcccagtcagggcacacatgagaagtgaccatctatttctcttcctctgttgcagccagtgtcttgattggttcaagcgttggccccaagtgctgaagatagcttggctgGACCGGGCATCAGCCTTAGGTACTTAAGGATAGGtcagctgattcgagcatcagccccagatgggagttgctgggtagagCCTGGTTGGGatacatgagggagtctatctctctcccctcctctcacttaaaaaaaaaagggggggggaaataaTCTTCCTTTACTTTAATcatctttttgtctttattcCCAATAGTTTTTGATCATCTACTTAGCTAATGTGATCTGTCAGGTGAAGGGCTAAGATATAATCAAAAAGCTCTCACCAACTGCTACTAATCAACCCCAACTTCCAACCCTCACCCTAAATCACCTGTGTTGTGTTGTAGTAGTATTTGTAATCTCTTCACTGTGGCTCAAGCCACCTAAGGAAGATGAATGCTGATTGGTTGTCGTCAATAAGGAAGCTGCAGATACCGTTTCACTGAGAGGGGGGATACTAGAAGTGGAAGGTGAGTCAGATTTCACTGCAGAGCCTGTAGCACctggaaatgaaagaaaggaagtgaCCTCACCAGAGGAAGGGaagtgtctataagaaatgagggGGTAACTATAGTTCTAGACTGTCCCAAAGACAAGAGTGTGAGTTATTTAATAATGGATCATTTGTGTTCAGATAGaatccttttctgtttttcaattCCAAGCATTTTGTGGCACTAATCTCTTTTCTCCAGTGAACCAAGGTGATTATCACCATTTTAAGACATAGAACCTAGCCCTGGACAGTTAgcacagttggttggagcatcgtctcaAAGCTCCAGGGTTTTGGGTTTAAtccctgattggggcacatgtaaGGGAACAATgtgtcaatatttctctctccctctccaaatcaatcaatcaatcaatcaatcaataaaaatgacagGTGAACCTAAAACTTAGGATGGTTTGAGATTAAACAGCAAGGTAAAATCAAGCTAAGACTGTAACCAGATATTTTGACAACTGAGCCAGGGATATTCTGACTACAATCTAAGAAATGAGAAACTATTGAAAAAACAGGAAATACACAACTGGGAGGAAAAAGCCTGGAGAGCACTCACCTTCAACAGATTGTGTGGTCTGTAACTGCGTGGCCTGCACAGAACTGAAGCCATTCTGATACGAAAAACAGAGTAGTAAGAAACAGACAAACTCAAGTGAATAGATGAAGCTAGCACTGAGTGACTCAGTTTAATTTCCAGAGCAATGCTGTAAATTAACCAAAGGATTAACATAATTCTAGActattcaaacaaaataaaacaaaaattaaaaacaacaaaaagatatacCAACCCTCTAAGAACCAAGGCAACAAAAAGCAACCCACCAAATGCCAGATAGATCCCAAACCCAAAACAGGTACAGGAAAAGGCCCAAATCCAGTGATCTGTGGGGGAGGATGTGGGAGTAAGTTCAGCCAAGCCATTTATTTTTACGGCTGCATATGACAGTCACTCCACATCCCCACTGGTACATATAGCTATCTCCCTAACCAAACCAAGACATAGCAAAAGGTGAGGTCTACTGATATAGAGAAAAAATCTTTAGTGAGAAGAGAATAGTTTTCTGGTTCTGAGTCTCTAGACTTGCTAAAAGTAACTTATTTCACCAACCACAAAAATGTGTTTTTCAGCTTCTCAATCAGCACTTCAAGGTGTCTTAGCACCATTTGTCATGAAGCAAAATGCTAACATTAAATGGCTTTGCCCACTACTCTCCTAACCAATGCCCAGAGGCTCATGAAGCCACTACCTTTGCCTGAGTCAGgtccttttggggtgatgaagaGATGGAGCTGGGATACCGTCGAGTCTGTGTGGATCTCTGTTCATATAGAGGGCCCTGAGCATTGTTTTGGGAGGTATAGGTTGTTGACTGAATTGGGCCACTCTGATAACCGGACTCCTGACTCTGGTTAGATGAAATTGTGGATGAAGATTCACTGTGGGTAACGAAGAAAGAAAAtctcagagaaaagaaataaagcagatcAACTGATATTAAGGAAATAGTGGAGCTCTACTAAAGTTGACTACGATCAAAAAAGTAAATTTCCATTAACAAAAGAAACCACCACCTCCTCCTGACAACTGAAGGCATCTATAGGATAAAGACATCCTATAGAGCCAGGTAGCTAAATTAAGAATggagtttaaaaacattttcaactcTTAAAGTAAGAGGAAAAATTTCTTGTTCCCCTACATTCTGTTGGCTAAATGTGAGAAGGGATATACTACTCTTGTGTATGTTCATCATAACATGAGCCCTAAGCACAAGAAAGCCATATTTTGCTCACATGCATTTTAAGAAATTCTGAGCCCCCTGGCTCTCTCAAAAACCCCATTAAATAAAAGATTACTGGTAGAAGTCTctgagagaaaattttaaaatattcttatatacTAATGGCTAGGCTAAAGCTCATAACTAATTTTAAATTCTAAGGATTGAAAAAAATCCCAGTCCCCTGAAATTCCTCCAAGATTTCCTACTGTTTAAGATGGCCCTCCCTGAAGCTATCAGAAAAGGTAGGAAAGTTTCTATTGAAAAGGTTCCTTTTAATCTGTGTAATATATACCTTTCACAGGCCTAAGTCCCAAATCAAAGGACTAAAGCATTTTTAACTGTGGCAGATAACAAGGTACTTTCCATTAGAGGTGCTACACACTTCTATAACTGTGCTTGGCCATTCTAGAAGGACCTGAGGGGTATATTTCTATCTATTTAGAGATAAGAGATAATCACAGCAACAATCTGTTCAAGTGCTCACCAAATGCTACAATTGGCTACTTTTTTCTCAGAGACTTGGCATTCTGAAAGTTGAAATAATCAGCAAGACTTAGAAaaaagcctaaaaaaaaaaagtcgtatGACTTGAGATTTCCTCTACCTGGCCGTGCTGGTATAGAGGCTGTTTGGAGCCTGGCTTGAAGAGGCGCTCGTGGTGGGAGTGGACTCATAATCAGAAAGGACAGGCTCTGACCCAAACTGCAATGCCCCAAACTGCAGGTTTAGCCCTGAGATATCTGCTGAGCCAGGCATCTCCACAGCCAGAGCAGGAATCTGTTGAGAACAGAAAATAATGGTTTACTGCAACTTTACAGTAAGACTAATAAAAAGACTTTTGCTTCCATCTTCCAAACTATATAGTCATAATCTCAATTCTCAAATCATATACCTCCTTGTCCTGAGATAGTATCTAAATACCTTAGAAGTCAATGAGGcttttttcttctgctgtttcAGTTTTTGCTGAGCCGGCTGAGGGCTGGAGGATTGGTTGTCTGAAGACCCAGGAGACATTTGTGGAGCAGAAGTGGATTTGCTTGGCAGAGGAGAAGACGGGGGTGGAGGTGCAGCTGTGGAGGTAGCCACTGCAGGTGGCTTCTCCTGAAGGAACACCTCCATCATGGTCGAAGATGGGGTAAAAGCCTGGCGCTTTGTAAAGGGGCTGTGCACTGTTGAATCATTTGGGTTCTTCAAATCTGCATGAGGAAACCCAATTTATATAAGGCCAGAGATACTGGGGTGAACCAAGAAAATGCTATTATCCTGCAGAGCCATGAACTAGGCCCTCGGCAATCAGAACTTCATATAAACAAGTCCTCTTTTAAGACATAATCTGATTTCAGTAGGTGATAATCATTGGATCGTATTTGTTCTTAAAAAGAGCCTCGGAGCCTAACTGAATCAACACTATTACCCTACCCGCGTAAGAGAGCAATCTAGGAACTGTCTGTGTTAGGAGTATGAAGTCCTAAAATAGCCAAGTCCATGCAACTTTCCAGAAGGAATATGCTGTTTTCAAACACTAAATATAAATCTAGGAAAAGCCAAAACAACAGAAGACTACAACTATGTATATAgctaaattaatgaaataaatttatagcCTAAACTTTTTGCTATTCCCCAGCTTTCTGAAGCCAACCCATCTGACTAGGGAAAATCAGTATGGGGACCTAGTCAGTTGGCTGCCCTTCTCTTTACTTCAGGCCACattctccaccccccaaccctACCAGCTTCTTGACAGTAACACTCTAATGCTGAAAGAATTCAATTCACTTTCCATCTTTCTCACCATACTGCACCAGCGATGGGGATTGTGTGGTGGAGCCCATGTCCCAGGAAGAGGTGGTGGTGGTTCCAGATTGAGAATGCTGAACTGCCAACTGAGCCAGGGCCTGAGCAGTCTTGAACTGCTCCAAGAACTGGGAGCCTGTGGTGCTGCCACCTTTAGCTTCAGCGACATCACCAAATCCTTTCCCTAACATGCTCACCTGTAAATCAACACAGAGATTAGAGAAATCTACAGCCAACAACCTCATTCAGCTGCTCAAAAAGAAATTTATCTAGGGTGAGCCAGTATAAATCTGACAGGTAAGGATCGTCACCAGACTAAGTACACAGAGTAGTCCATTTAGAACACAAGCTCTGGAGTCAAACTGTCTAGATTCTGATCCTGGCTATGTAATTGTggaaaagtaaattttctttacctcattttcctcatctgaaaataaaactaagggggtcgcaaaaaaagaaaaataatagtagtaCCTACCTCAATAAGTTGTAGGAAGATTAAACAAATAATGTACATAAGACATTAGTATGTGCATGGCATATATAGGAAGTACTCAACAGAAATGAGAACTATTAAAATTCATATCTTTATCAGCACTCCCCTCCCGCATCTCAGGGATAAAGTTCTAATAACTAGAGAATATTTCCCCttctaaagttttaaataaaatatttttatttttttaaaggagaaagggaaaaagagagagatctgtttctgtatgtgccctgactagggatggaaccGAAAATCcctgcatattgggatgatggtctaactaactgagctatcccaccagggcaACCAATACTAATTAATtaatatgaaattaatataaaatttcattttagctATTAAGGTCCTTGCCCTTTCCACTACACAGtttaaaaggaacaaaaacaacTAACTGAAGCCTCATCTCAAGACTGCTAATAAGTAGCATAGAAGCAAAGACACCTTTACGGGCCCAATTTCTGCACTAGACAATCAAACAATGAATCAATATGATTCcattgttttctctgtgtgtatcCAAGTTCTACAGGATAATCATGATAACAAAGCAAAATTTactcttagcctgacctgtggtggcgcagtggataaagtgtcgacctggaaatgctgagttcgccggttcgaaaccctgggcttgcctggtcaaggcacatatgggagttgatgcttccagctcctccccccttctctctctctctttct
The DNA window shown above is from Saccopteryx bilineata isolate mSacBil1 chromosome 2, mSacBil1_pri_phased_curated, whole genome shotgun sequence and carries:
- the UBAP2L gene encoding ubiquitin-associated protein 2-like isoform X2 → MMTSVGTNRARGNWEQPQNQNQTQHKQRPQATAEQIRLAQMISDHNDADFEEKVKQLIDITGKNQDECVIALHDCNGDVNRAINVLLEGNPDTHSWEMVGKKKGVSGQKDGGQTESNEESKENRDRDRDYSRRRGGPPRRGRGASRGREFRGQENGLDGTKSGGPSGRGTERGRRGRGRGRGGSGRRGGRFSAQGMGTFNPADYAEPANTDDNYGNNSGNTWNNTGHFEPDDGTRLDFIGVEGSNYPRKFETAPGAWRTATEEWGTEDWNEDLSETKIFTASNVSSVPLPAENVTITAGQRIDLAVLLGKTPSSMENDSSNLDPSQAPSLAQPLVFSNSKQNTISQPASGNTFSHHSMVSMLGKGFGDVAEAKGGSTTGSQFLEQFKTAQALAQLAVQHSQSGTTTTSSWDMGSTTQSPSLVQYDLKNPNDSTVHSPFTKRQAFTPSSTMMEVFLQEKPPAVATSTAAPPPPSSPLPSKSTSAPQMSPGSSDNQSSSPQPAQQKLKQQKKKASLTSKIPALAVEMPGSADISGLNLQFGALQFGSEPVLSDYESTPTTSASSSQAPNSLYTSTASESSSTISSNQSQESGYQSGPIQSTTYTSQNNAQGPLYEQRSTQTRRYPSSISSSPQKDLTQAKNGFSSVQATQLQTTQSVEGATGSAVKSDSPSTSSIPPLSETVSAASLLTTTNQHSSSLGGLSHSEEITNTTTTQHSTLSTQQNTLSSSTSSGRTSTSTLLHTSVESEANLHSSSSTFSTTSSTVSAPPPVVSVSSSLNSGSSLGLSLGSNSTVTASTRSSVATTSGKAPPNLPPGVPPLLPNPYIMAPGLLHAYPPQVYGYDDLQMLQTRFPLDYYSIPFPTPTTPLTGRDGSLASNPYSGDLTKFGRGDASSPAPATTLAQPQQSQTQTHHTTQQTFLNPALPPGYSYTSLPYYTGVPGLPSTFQYGPAVFPVAPTSSKQHGVNVSVNASATPFQQPSGYGSHGYNTGVSVTSSNTGVPDISGSVYSKTQSFEKQGFHSGTPAASFNLPSALGSGGPINPATAAAYPPAPFMHILTPHQQPHSQILHHHLQQDGQLPYLQMILCCQRQQEEQTGSGQRSQTSSIPQKPQTNKSAYNSYSWGAN
- the UBAP2L gene encoding ubiquitin-associated protein 2-like isoform X3, with the translated sequence MMTSVGTNRARGNWEQPQNQNQTQHKQRPQATAEQIRLAQMISDHNDADFEEKVKQLIDITGKNQDECVIALHDCNGDVNRAINVLLEGNPDTHSWEMVGKKKGVSGQKDGGQTESNEESKENRDRDRDYSRRRGGPPRRGRGASRGREFRGQENGLDGTKSGGPSGRGTERGRRGRGRGRGGSGRRGGRFSAQGMGTFNPADYAEPANTDDNYGNNSGNTWNNTGHFEPDDGTRLDFIGVEGSNYPRKFETAPGAWRTATEEWGTEDWNEDLSETKIFTASNVSSVPLPAENVTITAGQRIDLAVLLGKTPSSMENDSSNLDPSQAPSLAQPLVFSNSKQNTISQPASGNTFSHHSMVSMLGKGFGDVAEAKGGSTTGSQFLEQFKTAQALAQLAVQHSQSGTTTTSSWDMGSTTQSPSLVQYDLKNPNDSTVHSPFTKRQAFTPSSTMMEVFLQEKPPAVATSTAAPPPPSSPLPSKSTSAPQMSPGSSDNQSSSPQPAQQKLKQQKKKASLTSKIPALAVEMPGSADISGLNLQFGALQFGSEPVLSDYESTPTTSASSSQAPNSLYTSTASESSSTISSNQSQESGYQSGPIQSTTYTSQNNAQGPLYEQRSTQTRRYPSSISSSPQKDLTQAKNGFSSVQATQLQTTQSVEGATGSAVKSDSPSTSSIPPLSETVSAASLLTTTNQHSSSLGGLSHSEEITNTTTTQHSTLSTQQNTLSSSTSSGRTSTSTLLHTSVESEANLHSSSSTFSTTSSTVSAPPPVVSVSSSLNSGSSLGLSLGSNSTVTASTRSSVATTSGKAPPNLPPGVPPLLPNPYIMAPGLLHAYPPQVYGYDDLQMLQTRFPLDYYSIPFPTPTTPLTGRDGSLASNPYSGDLTKFGRGDASSPAPATTLAQPQQSQTQTHHTTQQTFLNPALPPGYSYTSLPYYTGVPGLPSTFQYGPAVFPVAPTSSKQHGVNVSVNASATPFQQPSGYGSHGYNTGVSVTSSNTGVPDISGSVYSKTQQSFEKQGFHSGTPAASFNLPSALGSGGPINPATAAAYPPAPFMHILTPHQQPHSQILHHHLQQDGQTGSGQRSQTSSIPQKPQTNKSAYNSYSWGAN